One segment of Fervidobacterium sp. DNA contains the following:
- the metG gene encoding methionine--tRNA ligase, whose protein sequence is MVKKFYITTPIYYVNAEPHIGSSYTTIIGDILARYKRLMGYEVFYLTGTDEHGQKIAQAAREKGVSPKELCDTLAEKFKELWKDLEITNDYFIRTTDESHIKTVQYFVNKMKENGDVYKGTYEGWYCVPCETYWNEEELEHDEHGHNLCPSCKRDVQLIKEENYFFRLSKYNEPLLKHFKENPEFVEPEFRKNEMLRILETGLKDLSITRTTLKWGIPMPGDPEHVVYVWVDALINYVSAIGYPDDKEKFNKWWPADVHLIGKEINRFHSLIWPAMLMSVGLPLPKKIFAHGWLTVNGQKISKSLGNAIDPREYVKKYGNDVVRYYLVRDIVFGKDGDFSEENLIKRLNSDLANDYGNLLHRTLAMIQKHFDSKIPGIGQLDDIDKSLLDEYENVKNKFVELMDSYKITEALDVLWQFISSLNKYFDDTKPWILAKEGKKERLGTVLTIVTENILKVATLLSPVMPESSKEVYRRLSVIEGFSKDFLEGWDLLKGKTILHGEPLFKKFEAKEEKNVKQEGKNMEKKQIENVVTMEELIDIDTFKKIDLRVARIIQAEKVEKSEKLLKLQIDLGELGQRQIVAGIAQYYTPEELINRLIVVVANLKPAKLMGLESKGMLLAAKKDNKLTLLTVSSNIEPGARIS, encoded by the coding sequence ATGGTGAAAAAGTTTTATATTACGACACCAATTTATTATGTTAACGCTGAACCACACATTGGAAGTTCATATACAACTATAATAGGTGACATACTGGCAAGGTACAAAAGACTAATGGGATATGAAGTATTTTATCTTACTGGAACAGATGAACACGGTCAAAAAATTGCGCAAGCTGCTCGAGAGAAAGGAGTTAGCCCAAAAGAGCTTTGCGATACTTTAGCAGAAAAGTTTAAAGAGCTTTGGAAAGATCTCGAAATAACAAACGATTATTTCATTCGAACAACAGATGAATCACATATAAAAACTGTCCAATATTTTGTAAATAAAATGAAGGAAAATGGTGACGTTTACAAAGGAACTTACGAAGGTTGGTATTGCGTGCCTTGCGAAACTTACTGGAACGAGGAAGAACTTGAACATGACGAACATGGTCATAACCTATGTCCTTCATGTAAAAGGGATGTACAACTTATAAAAGAGGAAAACTACTTTTTCAGACTTTCCAAATACAATGAACCATTGCTTAAACATTTCAAAGAAAATCCCGAGTTTGTTGAGCCAGAATTTAGAAAAAATGAGATGTTAAGAATCCTTGAGACTGGTCTGAAAGACCTCTCCATTACAAGAACGACACTGAAGTGGGGAATACCTATGCCTGGAGATCCTGAGCATGTGGTATACGTCTGGGTTGATGCTTTAATAAACTACGTTTCAGCTATTGGTTATCCTGACGACAAAGAGAAATTTAACAAATGGTGGCCCGCAGATGTGCATTTAATTGGCAAGGAAATAAACAGATTTCACAGTCTTATATGGCCAGCAATGTTAATGTCTGTGGGATTGCCACTTCCAAAAAAAATCTTTGCACATGGGTGGCTCACAGTTAATGGTCAAAAAATTAGTAAGTCTCTTGGTAATGCTATTGACCCGAGAGAATATGTGAAGAAATATGGAAATGATGTTGTTAGATATTATTTAGTTCGTGACATAGTTTTCGGTAAAGATGGTGACTTTTCAGAGGAAAACTTAATAAAACGGTTAAATTCTGACCTTGCAAACGATTACGGAAATCTACTGCATAGGACTCTTGCAATGATTCAGAAGCACTTCGATTCAAAAATTCCAGGAATTGGACAGCTCGATGATATTGATAAATCACTGCTTGACGAGTATGAAAACGTAAAAAATAAATTTGTTGAACTGATGGATAGCTATAAAATAACGGAAGCCTTAGATGTCTTGTGGCAGTTTATCTCATCGCTTAATAAATATTTTGACGATACAAAGCCTTGGATTCTTGCTAAGGAAGGAAAAAAGGAAAGGCTTGGTACGGTGTTAACGATAGTTACAGAGAACATATTAAAAGTGGCTACACTCTTATCTCCCGTAATGCCTGAATCGTCTAAAGAAGTATACAGGAGGTTGTCAGTGATCGAAGGTTTTAGCAAAGATTTTCTCGAAGGATGGGATCTTCTAAAAGGCAAAACAATCCTTCATGGGGAACCTTTGTTCAAGAAATTTGAAGCGAAAGAAGAAAAGAACGTAAAACAGGAGGGCAAAAATATGGAAAAAAAGCAGATAGAAAATGTCGTAACAATGGAAGAGTTGATAGACATAGATACATTTAAGAAAATCGATTTAAGAGTAGCAAGAATAATACAGGCTGAAAAGGTAGAAAAATCTGAAAAATTATTGAAACTGCAAATAGATCTTGGTGAACTTGGGCAGAGACAAATTGTTGCTGGAATTGCTCAATATTATACACCAGAAGAACTTATAAATAGGTTAATAGTGGTTGTAGCAAATTTGAAGCCTGCAAAACTAATGGGACTTGAATCAAAAGGCATGTTACTTGCGGCAAAAAAGGATAATAAACTCACACTTTTAACAGTTTCATCTAATATAGAACCAGGTGCAAGAATTTCCTAA
- a CDS encoding thymidine kinase codes for MRNFGKLTVITGPMYSGKTTELLNFAEIYELGKKRTKIIKPQIDDRYSQDDVVTHKLFKMPAKAVKDVAEMDEFYNSLSDKPEAIFIDEIHFFDTSIVKLVKKIVSEGVDVYCAGLDMNYLWEPFETTALLLSLADEVIKKKAVCEVCGEYSGTLSFKTRTNGGIYDVGGKEKYIAVCKECYEKLREEGKR; via the coding sequence TTGAGAAATTTTGGAAAACTTACAGTTATTACAGGTCCTATGTATTCAGGTAAAACTACAGAACTTCTTAATTTTGCCGAGATCTATGAGCTTGGCAAAAAGCGGACAAAGATAATTAAGCCACAAATTGATGATAGGTACAGCCAAGACGATGTTGTCACACACAAACTATTTAAAATGCCTGCAAAAGCAGTAAAAGATGTTGCTGAAATGGATGAATTCTACAACAGCTTAAGCGATAAGCCAGAAGCTATCTTTATTGATGAGATTCATTTTTTCGATACTTCTATTGTGAAACTAGTCAAAAAAATCGTATCAGAAGGGGTAGATGTTTACTGCGCTGGTTTGGATATGAATTATCTTTGGGAACCTTTTGAAACAACTGCTTTGTTGTTGTCATTAGCAGACGAGGTCATTAAGAAAAAGGCTGTATGTGAAGTTTGTGGAGAATACAGCGGTACCTTATCTTTTAAAACAAGAACAAACGGTGGAATATACGATGTTGGCGGAAAAGAAAAGTACATAGCTGTTTGCAAAGAATGTTATGAAAAACTCAGAGAGGAGGGAAAAAGATGA
- a CDS encoding 5'-nucleotidase C-terminal domain-containing protein, giving the protein MRKCVFLLVVTNLLITLAFSTEIIIIHTSNLHGTVFPYNYFSDTYEAKGLAVIDYYIKELKRLNEDVLLIDTGNLLYGSPFGDFSQTLNNDPVVEAFNLVGYDVFIPGSFELSTGKKELSRVIQNLKATTLAGNLRNVPGVKSFLVRQLKNGIKVGIIGVAVPYGSYEFDDLVSSVRKAIASAKSQGANFLLIATSGGITTDPLSGRRIALESNLNIGDILVREFSKDVDGFLFGNQSFVYVSQKSNKFYSLAGNDGESVNKITINAEKVGNNWKTRSVKVENLPLTNYTPSEDFLRKFESYEQAFQNWLKEVLFSSSITVGFNKYMAFLEDSLTLEIVNKAIIEYTKSSIGIWNIFNPNYIGIAQGDITRKDIYALIGKTTGVKLIRMTGKDVKDIITKTIQNIHYEDGKVKFDKKLVMYPWLFDIFENITYEVIVNERQVGKITYAGKNLEDNDVVYLSVPSIRTYGKEPILFGKIVKDFEIPVQKIVLSVMEKVLNGKVLNSYEDGNRITSVKLEYVVNAGDTLKRLSYRLGVSEEKLLSENKFIKDKNLLRPGWKLIYYKKYLDLIPPLKEFFDVE; this is encoded by the coding sequence ATGAGAAAATGCGTCTTTTTATTGGTAGTGACTAATCTTTTGATTACCCTCGCATTTTCCACGGAAATTATAATAATTCACACGTCAAACCTTCACGGAACAGTTTTTCCGTATAATTATTTTAGTGATACGTATGAAGCAAAAGGTTTAGCAGTCATAGATTACTACATTAAAGAACTTAAAAGGTTAAACGAAGACGTATTGCTAATCGACACTGGGAACCTGCTTTATGGCTCACCATTTGGTGATTTTTCTCAAACTTTAAATAACGATCCTGTAGTAGAGGCTTTTAATTTAGTAGGTTATGACGTATTTATTCCAGGCAGTTTTGAATTGAGTACTGGAAAAAAGGAGTTAAGTAGAGTAATTCAAAATTTGAAAGCCACAACATTGGCTGGAAACTTGCGCAATGTCCCAGGAGTTAAGAGCTTCTTAGTTAGACAACTCAAAAATGGAATAAAAGTTGGAATTATAGGTGTTGCCGTACCTTACGGTAGCTATGAGTTTGACGATTTAGTCAGTAGTGTCAGGAAAGCTATAGCGTCTGCCAAAAGTCAAGGAGCAAATTTTTTGCTTATTGCTACCAGCGGAGGTATAACAACCGATCCTTTAAGTGGTAGAAGAATAGCACTGGAGAGTAATCTAAACATAGGAGACATACTCGTTAGAGAATTTTCAAAAGACGTTGATGGATTTCTTTTTGGAAATCAATCTTTTGTTTACGTTTCTCAGAAGTCAAACAAGTTTTATTCGTTAGCCGGAAATGATGGAGAAAGTGTGAATAAAATAACAATAAATGCAGAAAAAGTTGGTAATAACTGGAAAACAAGATCTGTAAAAGTAGAAAATTTACCCTTAACAAATTACACTCCGTCAGAAGATTTTTTAAGGAAGTTTGAAAGTTATGAGCAGGCATTTCAAAATTGGCTTAAAGAAGTATTGTTTAGTTCTTCAATAACAGTAGGTTTCAACAAGTACATGGCGTTTTTGGAAGATAGCTTAACTCTTGAAATTGTAAACAAGGCAATAATAGAATATACAAAGTCTTCAATAGGAATCTGGAATATATTCAATCCAAATTACATAGGAATTGCTCAAGGTGATATTACAAGAAAAGATATATATGCACTCATCGGAAAAACAACCGGCGTTAAACTAATCAGAATGACAGGGAAAGATGTAAAAGATATCATTACAAAAACAATACAAAATATACACTATGAAGATGGAAAGGTCAAGTTTGATAAAAAACTCGTAATGTATCCATGGTTATTCGACATTTTTGAGAATATTACATATGAGGTTATTGTAAATGAAAGACAGGTTGGAAAAATAACTTATGCTGGGAAAAACCTGGAAGATAATGATGTTGTTTACTTATCTGTTCCATCTATCAGAACTTACGGAAAAGAGCCAATTCTTTTCGGAAAAATAGTCAAAGATTTTGAAATACCAGTCCAAAAAATTGTTTTAAGCGTTATGGAAAAAGTGTTGAATGGAAAAGTGCTGAATTCTTACGAGGATGGGAATCGCATAACTTCTGTAAAACTAGAGTATGTTGTAAACGCCGGAGATACATTGAAAAGGTTATCATATAGATTAGGAGTCAGCGAAGAAAAACTTCTTTCAGAAAATAAGTTTATAAAAGATAAGAATCTTCTTAGACCCGGTTGGAAATTGATCTATTACAAAAAGTATCTTGATCTAATTCCTCCGCTAAAAGAATTTTTCGATGTAGAATAA